AAAAACTAAATATTCGTTTGCAGGCAGGAATTACCTTGCAATTATTGAAAGGACTTTCTTATGATGCGAAAGTACAGTATGAAATTTTACAAGACGAAAGCCGAAATCTATACAAAGAAGGTTCATATTACGTCAGGAATCTTGTGAACACATCATCGACATGGAATAAGACCGACGGAACCGTCACCCCGAACCTGATGAAAGGAGATATACTCGAAGAGCGTCAAGTCCGGACAACCGGGTATAATTTCCGTAATCAACTGAATTTTAGTAGAAGATTCGACAAACATGAAATCGATGCTATCGCCGGAACAGAGATAAGCAATACAATTATCAAAGGAACTGCCTCCCCGACTGTTTACGGGTATAATGATGATCGGTTAACAGTAGGAACATTCCCCAACGGGACAACCGTGAAGGACTGGATGGGCTATAACAAAACATTTTACTACACGCCCAGTTATTCTTATCTGACTAGCCGATACTTCTCTCTATATGGCAATGTCGCATACACATTCGATAGCAAGTACACGTTATCGGGTAGCGTCCGCACGGATGCCTCGAACTTAATCACAGACGATCCCAAATACCGTTATTCGCCATTCTGGTCAATAGGACTCCGCTGGCAACTCTATCGGGAAAAATTCATGACAAGTATCGAGTGGTTGGATCGCCTAACTTTACGTGTAACCTATGGTTATAACGGTAACGTAGATAATAGTACTTCTTTTAGACCCTTGATTTCACTACAATCTACCCCGGACCTTTACACGAACGAGAACGTAGCCACTATCGTCAGTTTCGGTAATCCGACTCTCCGTTGGGAGAAAGTAGGGACTCTCAATATCGGATTTGATTATTCCATATTTGCTGGGAAACTACTCGGGAAACTGGATTATTACCGGAAAGACGGGAAAGACTTACTAGCTAAAATTTCTATCCCTTCCATTAACGGGACGACCAGCCAGAAGTTTAACAATGCTGCCATGCAGAATCATGGTATCGAATTAGAAATCGGAACCACACTTGCCATCACAGAAAATATAGAATGGCAAGGCAATCTGAATTTCGCTTGGAACCGTAACAAGATCACAAAACTATTCAAACAGAATTACACTTCTTCCGACCTAGCTTACGGAGACGCCACCAGTGCCTACGTAGAAGGAAAAAATTCACAAACTTTATGGGCTTACAAATACGCAGGAATTCATAATGTAGGAACCGCAGAATCTCCGGATTGGCAACCCATGGTGCAAGGTCCAGACGAAGACACCCTTTTCGCTTTTGCAGACGGATTTCCCAAAGGAGATGCCACAACCTACATGCTAGACATGGGCACGAAAGTAGCACCCTACACGCTAGGATTTACCAATCAATTCAAGATTTACAATTTTGATTTTTCCTTTATCATCACGGGCAAATTCGGCCATGTATTCAACCATCATTCGTTTAACTACCCGGATGTCAGCGCAAAGGCATTACCCAACGCCAGATATTCAGAAGTTCTGAATTGTGATCCGATGAAGATGTTACCGTTACCCCAAAACGACGTGGAAAAGACGTATAGCACATGGTTTCCCATGTACAAGAGCCTGGACTATCTAGCAGATAAGGCGAATCACGTTCGTCTACAGGAAATCAACCTGACCTACCATGTACCGGCTAAATTATTAGCAAAAATCGGTATTTCCTCTTTACGTCTCTACGCTCAAGCTAACAACTTGTTCGTGATTACTAATAACAAATATGATGAGGACCCGGAAACACCATTAGGGACTTATCGTTTGCAGCCTCAATACACTTTTGGATTTAAGTTAGATTTCTAAAACAAGAAGCCATGAAAAAAGCAATTGAAATATCAAGAAAAATAGCATCCATCATCTGTGGGATCATTCTATTCACCGCTTGTGATGACTTTTTGGACGAATTACCCTCCAAAAGTACACGTCTACCTGTTAGCACGATTGAACAGTTAGATGCTATCCTAGCTAAATATACTGATTTTTGCGAAGAACCCAATAAAGCTGCACTATGCGGGCATGATGACTACGGATTTCCTGTCGCATTATATGATGCTCAACCGATGTTCTTTCCCGGACCAACCCAAATCCTTCAAAGCTATTTGTGGGACTACGAGAATTTAGCTAATGGAAGTGATGTCTTCTGGGGCGGGGACGGATACAATAAATCAGGCGAATACAGTAAGATTTTCCGGGCAAACATGGTACTCTCTTGCTTGAACGATGTTGAAGGTAGTAATGAAGACAAAGCTAGGCTAAAAGCGGAGGCCCATTTCATTAGAGCTTACAGCCATTGGAATCTTGTAAACACTTATAGTCTACCTTACACGGATGCCACAAAGACTGAACCCGGCATACCTTTGAAAAGATCTACAAGTTTTGAAGAATCCGCAGGAAGAGGAACTCTTGAAGATACATACAAATTTATCGAATCTGATTTACAAGAGGCCCTTAAATGCAAAACCACATTAATACAAGATGGTAAATGTAAACATTGGAGAGCCAACACAGCCGGCATTAACGGTTTCATGGCTCGATATTACCTGAACCGTAATGATTATACCAATGCACTAAAGCATGCAAATGATGCTCTAACAGAATACAGTACATTAGTGGATTACAACACTGAAATGGGTGAGGAAGATTCAATGGGTATAGGAATTAATTTCCCGACCACGTTCGAATGGGATGCCAATATATATACCAAACGGATTGAATGGAAAGAAACACTTTATATGAAATTCCTGTACTCGACAAATGTATCAACTCTATTTTTCCCAAGTGAAGATTTACAGGATTTATATGACACGGAGCATGACCTTCGTTACAAATACCACTTTACTGAAGGAGTGATGGATATGTACCTTTGCGATTACCCTTATCCGGTATACACATTCTTTTCTATGAACCATATTCCTAGCGGACCAACTACCGCTGAGATGTATTTGATCAAAGCTGAAAGTCAAGCACGTTTAGGTGATTACACCCAAGCGATAGAGACTGTAAACACATTAAGAGCTAAACGTATGGTTCCCGGTAAATGGGTAAAGCTTCAAGCAAATAATCAAACGGAAGCCATCCGTCAAATTTTAGAAGAAAGACGTCGAGAAATGCCATTCTCTCAACGTTGGTTCGACCTTCGTAGGCTAAATAACAACGAAGACCCTAATGACGACATCGCAGACGTTACCCGAACATTCTACCGCATCAGTTCCACAGCCATCTATGATAAAGAGGAACCAATTATTTATACATTGAAAAAGAACTCTAGAAAATACGCATTCCCGATCAGAGAGAACGAGATTGAATTATCCAATGGAGCTATGCAACAAAATATTTATTAAAACATTAATGATGAAAAATTTTATAATATACATCGCATTATTCCTTACTTTTGGTTATGCCGGCTGTGGTAAGCCTGCTTGTGTTATACAAGGAAAAATTGAATCAAAATGGAACGGTAAAACCGTGTATTTACAAATCATTGAAGAAGAAAATATGAGACCGCAGTCCATTGATTCAACCATAATTAATCAAGGAGAATTCAAGTTCGCACAAACCTCTGTCTCTCCTCAAACCGCCTTATTGAGTATCATCGAACAGGGGAAACCTGCATGGACAACTCAATTCATATTGGAAGAGGGCAATATCAAGATCACTTCTGACAGTCAGGGGAACACGCTAATTGCAGGAACTCCTAACAACGAACTCTTGCAACAGCATTTCAATCGCTGGTATATTCCCTACAACAAAATGAGGCAATCTTCCGAAGAAATGTACCGTTTGGAACAAGCCGGACAACTAACACGTAACACGCTAGATTCCCTAGACAAAAATAGTCAAAGTTATATGCGAGAAATGCGACTACTTTCGCTAGAATTTGTCAAAGAAAACATTAATAATCCGGCAGGTAAAAGTTTACTCATGGAAATTATGGGACTACCGGATCGCTTACTCGTCGATGTGGTTGAAAAAGCCGATTCAATAAGCCTCCGCCATCCCCTTATGCAACAGATTTCCAAACGGATAAACACGTACAAAGCCGTAGCTGTAGGCAAGATATTCCAAGATGTGATTGCAGTAAACATGCAAGACCAACCTAGCCGTTTATCCGATTATGCAGGTAAAGGTAAATATGTGCTAATTGATTTTTGGGCATCATGGTGTAAACCATGCTGTATTGAAATGCCGGAACTAAAACAACTATATCATCAATACAAGGAGAAGGGTTTGGAGATTGTCAGCATATCTATTGATCAAGACAAAGATGCCTGGCAAAAAAAGATCAAGGAGCTACAAATGAATTGGCCACAAATGATCGATGAAAATAAAGAAGCATCTAAAACATACGTGGTAGGAGCAATTCCTCACACGATATTACTGGATCCAACAGGAGGCATCCTTGCAAAAGACCTAAGAGGAAAAGAATTAGAAGAAAAGATTGCTCAATATTTAAAATAACAGATTTCTTTACATATCATGAAAAAATATATTATTCTGTTCATACTATTCAGTGGAATAGTTAACACGATTCACGCACAAATAAAAATCCAAGGTACAGTCAAACAGCATGAAGATGAAAATATATATCTGTCCTATTGGGTAGACAGAAAAAAACAGATAGATACCGTACAAATAGAAAAAAATGGAAAATTTATCTATCAAAACGAACAATATATACCCGAAATTTTATCTATAGCAGGCGAGGAAATGCCTCTTTACCTACAACCCGGAGATGAAATCAACATGACCGTTAATATGCAAAAAGATGGTGTAAAACGAATCATTTTCAAAGGAGATCGTGCCGCTGAAAATAATTACCAGTATGCCTTCTCTCAACTCGGTCAGTTACGAAAGTGGCTAACATCTGTCGAAAATATTCCTTTCAAAGCATACCAAGTCAAAATAAAAGAAAATGTGAGTGTTGCCGAAGAAAGACTAAAAAGAGTTTCTGATGAGAAATTAAGAAAGACATGGACTCAACTACAAAACGTCGTACCTCTGTATCTCGGATTAGACTACTATCAAACCAATCAAGCCAAAGCTAACACAGATCAAGATTTTATAACTTTCATCCA
The window above is part of the Butyricimonas paravirosa genome. Proteins encoded here:
- a CDS encoding SusC/RagA family TonB-linked outer membrane protein, translated to MKKNQEFDVGRSSSMIKKICVMMKLVVCLLTLGFSTVMGSTNAQVKLSLSLTNATLPEIFEEISRQTGYHFAYSDNLLEKQQRITISFNQTDLDVVLQTCLKETGLGYRVEDKIVMISSKFALPQEQDTKREIRGMVRDKEGLPLPGVTVLIKGTTQGVATHHDGTFGFMLPQKGKTTLVFSFVGMQTQEVVVDEKDKLIEITLEAASEDLQEVVVTGYSSLPKERATGSINVISKKQLDKPTTNFASRLIGTTAGLASTLDSEGNPTFEIRGQTSLYANAQPLLVVDGFPVEGGFNSINPNDVESVTILKDAAAASIWGARAANGVIVVTTKKAEAGNRLKVELSGFVKFSPKLDLNYVNPLASSSETIDYEQMAFDRWSTTQNNGNLQRDYYMAYSQGLTALNEYRLGNITEIEKNDILNALRKNDNRGQIKHHMLVVPLSQQYNLTVSSASQRSSNIFSFMFSDHQSQFKNTDSQEYMLNYRNFAKITKWMDFSLSGMLHYSKDNNNGCSLATIQALSPYDMLIDENGDYLNVINDYYQPIIENQVPVEKFPYSDWSYNPLSEMDNRDLTTQKLNIRLQAGITLQLLKGLSYDAKVQYEILQDESRNLYKEGSYYVRNLVNTSSTWNKTDGTVTPNLMKGDILEERQVRTTGYNFRNQLNFSRRFDKHEIDAIAGTEISNTIIKGTASPTVYGYNDDRLTVGTFPNGTTVKDWMGYNKTFYYTPSYSYLTSRYFSLYGNVAYTFDSKYTLSGSVRTDASNLITDDPKYRYSPFWSIGLRWQLYREKFMTSIEWLDRLTLRVTYGYNGNVDNSTSFRPLISLQSTPDLYTNENVATIVSFGNPTLRWEKVGTLNIGFDYSIFAGKLLGKLDYYRKDGKDLLAKISIPSINGTTSQKFNNAAMQNHGIELEIGTTLAITENIEWQGNLNFAWNRNKITKLFKQNYTSSDLAYGDATSAYVEGKNSQTLWAYKYAGIHNVGTAESPDWQPMVQGPDEDTLFAFADGFPKGDATTYMLDMGTKVAPYTLGFTNQFKIYNFDFSFIITGKFGHVFNHHSFNYPDVSAKALPNARYSEVLNCDPMKMLPLPQNDVEKTYSTWFPMYKSLDYLADKANHVRLQEINLTYHVPAKLLAKIGISSLRLYAQANNLFVITNNKYDEDPETPLGTYRLQPQYTFGFKLDF
- a CDS encoding RagB/SusD family nutrient uptake outer membrane protein; this translates as MKKAIEISRKIASIICGIILFTACDDFLDELPSKSTRLPVSTIEQLDAILAKYTDFCEEPNKAALCGHDDYGFPVALYDAQPMFFPGPTQILQSYLWDYENLANGSDVFWGGDGYNKSGEYSKIFRANMVLSCLNDVEGSNEDKARLKAEAHFIRAYSHWNLVNTYSLPYTDATKTEPGIPLKRSTSFEESAGRGTLEDTYKFIESDLQEALKCKTTLIQDGKCKHWRANTAGINGFMARYYLNRNDYTNALKHANDALTEYSTLVDYNTEMGEEDSMGIGINFPTTFEWDANIYTKRIEWKETLYMKFLYSTNVSTLFFPSEDLQDLYDTEHDLRYKYHFTEGVMDMYLCDYPYPVYTFFSMNHIPSGPTTAEMYLIKAESQARLGDYTQAIETVNTLRAKRMVPGKWVKLQANNQTEAIRQILEERRREMPFSQRWFDLRRLNNNEDPNDDIADVTRTFYRISSTAIYDKEEPIIYTLKKNSRKYAFPIRENEIELSNGAMQQNIY
- a CDS encoding TlpA disulfide reductase family protein, whose amino-acid sequence is MKNFIIYIALFLTFGYAGCGKPACVIQGKIESKWNGKTVYLQIIEEENMRPQSIDSTIINQGEFKFAQTSVSPQTALLSIIEQGKPAWTTQFILEEGNIKITSDSQGNTLIAGTPNNELLQQHFNRWYIPYNKMRQSSEEMYRLEQAGQLTRNTLDSLDKNSQSYMREMRLLSLEFVKENINNPAGKSLLMEIMGLPDRLLVDVVEKADSISLRHPLMQQISKRINTYKAVAVGKIFQDVIAVNMQDQPSRLSDYAGKGKYVLIDFWASWCKPCCIEMPELKQLYHQYKEKGLEIVSISIDQDKDAWQKKIKELQMNWPQMIDENKEASKTYVVGAIPHTILLDPTGGILAKDLRGKELEEKIAQYLK